TGACGGTTGTTCCGTTCCAGAGGACACGGAAAACCCGTTCCCAGATCGACGACCAAAGCGTCGGATTACCCGTCCCGAGGAAACTGACCGAAAACACCGACACGCGTTCGCCTTCGGCTTCGTCGAGCGAGTGATTCGCTTTAAGCGTGCATCAGTGGCCCGGCCTCTATCGCGATAAGTAATTTTCGGCCGATCAGCGTCCCCAGAACACCCTCCTCCCCTCTCCTGGTTCGCCATATCGGATCCTCGGTGTATTTTTATAGCGTTCCCGAACATATGGGCCTTTGACGATCGTTTGGGACGCTTCGATCCGAACCGTGGACCGACTGACGCCTGGCGAGTCGTTCCAAAataccatttctggatctttgGCGGGTAGTCGGATTTTTCGATCATGGTGAATGGAAGGAATTTCGGGTAATCTTGACGAGTGAaaattctgaccaacaggagccAGACCATACTTTTCAGTGGCCAACAGTAGCATTCTCACGAAAGAATAGGTCGAGAAGGTGGAATATAATATTGGCCAGCAAGGTTTCACGGTAGGATTCTTCCAAGATTGGGTTCACGATGCGGAAGCTTTAATTAACTAATTAAGCGAGGCATTTAGGCCTTGGAAGTTGTCGCCTGTTCGTTACGGATTTCCGTGTTTCTGAGTCACACGTGCGCGTTCAGCGTCTCGCCGCCTTGTCTTCGATAGCGATTGACGTATCATAAACACCCCCGCACGCAGCAAAGTAGGTGGGAGTTGTACTTTCGCAAGACTACTCCCTCCGCGATATACATCTAGGTCATTGATTCGTTTATTAAGTCACCGCCTCCTCGACACGGGCTTATATTTAAGTTAGACTCTAGACACAAATAAGAGACACAAATAACACGAGACACAATTAAGAAGTAAGACACTTGACACAATTTAAGTAATGCTAAGACACAACCAAGAAAGAAGATTCGACACGGACTCGCACGCTGTTTCGCGTTAGAACCGGtaaatttttaagaattaaTATCGATCGTACGATTAGATTATACTGGATATATTTAACGAGTAATTGGTATATTAAAATGACGATAATAAATAGCGAAAAAAGTAAATAAGAAAAAACGGAAAACTCGAAATCAGGATTGTATATACGTGGTATGATCAGGGGTTTTAGCTTAGGGCTGAAACAGCAAATGAGTAGCGCAAGAGCAATAAACGCGGGCAAATAAGCTTTCGCGCGGGAATTCCATTGGAGCGTTACAGCGAGGGGTCAGCCAAGGCTCTAAGTACGCGTTTACGGGGTGAATCGAATAGGAAACACTCACTTTCTTCCGGATGCTTGACGGTGGAGAAACAGCCGTCCGCGGACAAGTAGAGCAACAGCGCCCCGTTCGCGGGCAGCTCCTTGAAACCGCTCGCGAGGAATACCTGTACCTGGCTGTAGGTGGGCTTGTACAGCAGGTACTTGTGTGGATTGTCGCGTCTCGGTGCGCCGTTCTCGGCGCCCGGGTACGGTCCTGGCCTGAACGGCATCCTTCCGGCCGGCGAGGCGTCGTGAAGGTGGTTGGGGTCGTCCCTTGGCTCCCTCTCGAGTGTCTGCAGCATCCTGAACATGTCCATCGACAACTCACTGAACTTGACCTGATCGGCGCAGTTGCCGACGATCAGGATCTCCTGCAGCGATAGGCACATGGGTGGCGTACGTTCGACTGGCGGCGACGTCTTCGCGCCGAGCCTGTGGGTCAGTATCACCGGGTTCGAGTCCGAGTGCACCACCCCGACCGCCGACTCGGCCTTGACGAACGCCTTGATCTCGTCCAGCACCAGGTTCCACTCGAGCTGATCGTCCGGCTCGTAGGTGCTCGTGTAGTCCGCGATCTGGGCGTCCAGCTCCTGGACCAGCTCCCGCACCAGCTTCATACGGTTCAGGAGGAGGCAGACCACGATGAAACGGGCGTAGTACCTGAGCTTCTTCACCATCAGGTCGCTTCTGTCCTCCTTGGCTGCGCGGCTATAGTACGCGCGACCCCGTATCGCCGCGTAGAACGAATAGGCCTCGTGCAGGTAGCTGGTCTCGCTGGTGCGAAGGTAGTAGTGATAGTAGAGCTGGCCGATCTTGCTGGCGATCTCGCCGATCTGCCACCTCTTCAGGCCGTACTTTGTGTCCAGTATCGTCCTGAAACGGAAATAGCCGACAACTCAGCCGATTACCATCGATAAATACGATTTCTGGACTCGCATCGTTCGATCGTTACATTTTTCTCTCCTTAGGGAACCTTGACCGTTTTTTCTTTCTAGCTACCGTTGCCGTTAAAGCAACATGGTCCGCGAACCGATTTCATCCCCCAACGTGAATTCTACCAACAGGTAAAAGTATTCCAAGTGTCGGGTAGTCTATTCGTACGTCGAGTTTCATGATAATTGCTGGTGTAACAATTGGGTGGTGTCCCTCGTCGGATCTACGTCGGTCCTTGTCATCCGTTTCATCGTTTTACTTCTATTAAATAATATCGGATGACACCTGCTAGTTACACTGCACGCGTAAGCGATAGTTTAATCGTCCGATCTCATCCCCACCATTATCTACGTTCGGGCCACCACCTAGGAGATCTTATTAAACTTGTTGAATCTAGGTATACGCGTTGCAGTTGCGATCTAGAGTAATTATCGCTATCGAGAAACAAAATACGAGTGGTGTTTTTATCTCGAGCCGATGTTTAGATATTAAGAGTCGAGGAAGAAGACGATACTGTACTTGAATACACGGTAAGGATTGGGTCTTGAAAATGGGAATTACCCAAATACCGTTAAAATAGTCGATCAAACATTCAGAGTAGTTAGCGAACGATTGTTTACAACAAATAAAAGTATCGGTGTTAGAATATCAATGGCGGAAAAAAACCCGATAATCCCTGTTTCGTACAAATCATCCGTTTCTGAAAGGCAAACAGAGCTCCGGTGGCAATCGTCGTCCGCAAGAAATCGCGACAGGGGAACAAAAGCCTCGGCGCGTTTCTCCCGCAAGGACGGCAATACaataaaagagagaaagagaaaggaaAGGGGGGGGGGAGAGAGAGCGATCCCCGAGAGTCGCGATACTTTTCAAACCAGAGTTCCCGCGCGCGCGAAAAACTTTTTCCATTGTTTTGACGCGCAGAACCGATCCTGAATGAACGTTCCTGATATTTATTAACAACATTGACCACCGCGCGTGTATCCGATTCGACGATCGGTATTCGAAAAAAGTATTCATTCGCCGCGAGGCACTGTGCACAAGCGAATCGAATTGACAACTTTACGCACATAGTTTTATGCAAGCAATGAGATAATAATACGGTTTCATGCctgttattaattttaacgaGTATGAAACGAATGTTATGGACTGTCAAGATTCGAGTTTTCtacgaattttaacaaggttattgaaaaataaattaaataagttgATTCAATCGTGATCTACCTTTTCTTTTCCATGAAATTATTATTCTATCTATTTATTTCTATTCATAGTTTTAATATCTTCGCTCAGAAAGGGTCTAAGCGTCTTGTCCTAGTTTCTAGAATTTGTCCAGAAGGTACGGCCTGACACCCATAGGATTTTAAACAAAAATCCCGCGTTTTTTCAACTTTTCGTATCTTCTTTTGAAAAGGGGTAAAAGCATGTCCGAATTTTCAGAACCACCCTCTAAAAATTAGCCCAGAAAACGTGGCGGTCAACGCGTTAACAGTCCGAGCCACGGTATAGacacgcgcgcgtgtgtgtgtgtgtggttacgTTGGTATCGCGACGGCGGGCTACGGGTAGGTGTCGGCCGTGTGAATAGCTGGATAGACAATTGACTCTTTGTTGAGTTACACCGGGGCCCCCGATGGCACTTTACGATCAAAGGAAAGGGACAAAGGGCTGAAGATTACCGGTGGACGGAATCGAAAGGGTAAATAAAGATGCGCCGCGCGGACGGGGAAGTGGCCCAACGAAGTAACCGGGAAAGTAAACGTTAAGGGTGGTGCGGACGGCGGACGGGGAACGGGGGACGGAGGATGGCGGGCGAGCAGGGGAGGCGTTCAAGTATCCGCGTTACGTGTGCTCGCGGGACGATCGTGATTCGACTCGAAATTGCAACGACGTCGGTATGGACGTCAAGGATCGAGCCTGCGTCCACGGCGAACGATACACGAGGTCCTCGATCGGCTCGTATCGCGCACGAGGAGGCTTTAGTCACGTGGTTTCCGGCGATCGTACGATCGGAAGGTATCGACGCGGCTGACTCACAGGGGATGAACACTAGGAACCGTTCGGGGCGAAGAGgttcaaaaatatatatatatataatatatatatatgtatatgtatacgtgtatatgtatatatacatatatgtatatatatatatatatatatatatatatatatatatatatatatataaaaaaagaaatcgatCGGTAAAATTGTACACCGTCGACGTGTACGGCTCGC
The sequence above is a segment of the Colletes latitarsis isolate SP2378_abdomen chromosome 6, iyColLati1, whole genome shotgun sequence genome. Coding sequences within it:
- the LOC143342949 gene encoding protein SCAI isoform X1; translated protein: MVMMAGMDDHERKVVLEFCHLLEKSKQLFNGLRDLPQYGHKQWQGYFGRTFDIYTKLWKFQQQHRTILDTKYGLKRWQIGEIASKIGQLYYHYYLRTSETSYLHEAYSFYAAIRGRAYYSRAAKEDRSDLMVKKLRYYARFIVVCLLLNRMKLVRELVQELDAQIADYTSTYEPDDQLEWNLVLDEIKAFVKAESAVGVVHSDSNPVILTHRLGAKTSPPVERTPPMCLSLQEILIVGNCADQVKFSELSMDMFRMLQTLEREPRDDPNHLHDASPAGRMPFRPGPYPGAENGAPRRDNPHKYLLYKPTYSQVQVFLASGFKELPANGALLLYLSADGCFSTVKHPEEMGYDLGGVSTCSKRDPEHGKRPTGGKEPHCLYPGDLYPFTRKPLFVVVDSDNSFVFQQIPRYFGQPLMVLMSPQDTPPTLRDVRHGGSLFTLFLHAPLAAFCLICNIGSLAVHHWERCQRYIERFLIEACQLVTRSRCETSVLQFFGDDFLRLLLVRYVFCDVVLNLHRSFRGRQQRPRCHPPLPDAEVLEHPTLHHLVLDLAACLDCRDHFPDSNELA